In a single window of the Papaver somniferum cultivar HN1 chromosome 8, ASM357369v1, whole genome shotgun sequence genome:
- the LOC113303469 gene encoding proline transporter 1-like — translation MGIDIKPSLYEDNYDQKTSNRNTTYVAQVFDVDQQITPTSAHTIDHDSWKQVGLLMVTSFNCGYILSFSNLMLVPLGWTWGIICLIVIALFTFYSSWLLAGFHLIDGQRFIRYRDLMGFVFGRKMYYVTWILQFFTLVMGNMGFILLGGRALKEINSEFINDHGGITSTLPLRLQYFIIITGAVYFVFAFMVPTISAMRRWLGISFIFTFTYIGILLVILVKDGNADDSRNNRNYKIKGNQVDKVFNAFGAIAAILVCSAPALLPEIQSTLRNPAVKNMRKALSLQFTIGLAFYYGVSILGYWAYGSTVSEYLPRELSGPKWAKVVINALQFLQSIISQHMFIAPVHEALDTKYMKLDESMDSMSNVKRRLILRAGIFAANTFITAAFPFMGDFVNLFGSFTLFPLTLVFPSMLFLKIKGKKAGIGHKAWHWANIIVFSLVAVVTTASAVKLVVNNVKVYHFFADT, via the exons ATGGGGATAGATATTAAACCATCACTATATGAAGATAATTATGATCAGAAGACCAGCAACAGGAACACTACTTATGTTGCTCAAGTTTTTGATGTTGATCAGCAAATTACTCCAACCTCTGCTCATACCATAGACCATG ATTCATGGAAACAAGTGGGTTTGCTAATGGTGACAAGCTTCAACTGTGGATACATATTGAGTTTTTCAAACTTGATGTTGGTTCCATTAGGGTGGACATGGGGGATTATATGCTTGATAGTGATTGCTCTTTTCACTTTCTATTCAAGCTGGTTATTAGCAGGTTTTCATCTCATTGATGGTCAAAGATTCATTAGATACAGAGACTTGATGGGGTTTGTGTTTG GTAGGAAAATGTATTATGTGACATGGATCCTTCAGTTCTTTACCCTTGTTATGGGAAACATGGGTTTCATCCTTCTAGGAGGAAGAGCACTGAAG GAAATCAATTCAGAGTTCATCAATGACCATGGAGGGATCACATCAACATTACCATTAAGACTTCAGTATTTCATAATAATAACAGGAGCAGTATACTTTGTATTCGCATTTATGGTACCAACAATATCAGCGATGAGAAGATGGCTGGGAATCTCATTTATCTTCACTTTCACTTACATTGGCATCCTCCTAGTCATCCTGGTAAAAGATG GGAACGCAGATGATTCCAGGAATAACAGAAACTACAAGATCAAGGGAAACCAAGTTGATAAGGTATTTAATGCCTTTGGTGCGATAGCTGCCATCCTTGTTTGCAGTGCGCCAGCCTTGCTCCCAGAGATACAG TCAACGTTGCGTAATCCAGCAGTAAAGAACATGAGGAAAGCCTTATCCCTACAGTTCACAATAGGGCTAGCATTTTACTATGGGGTGAGCATTCTCGGATATTGGGCTTATGGTTCTACGGTTTCTGAGTACCTTCCAAGAGAGCTTAGCGGACCTAAATGGGCGAAAGTCGTCATCAACGCTTTACAGTTTCTCCAGAGCATCATCTCTCAACAT ATGTTCATCGCGCCGGTACATGAAGCTCTAGATACAAAGTACATGAAACTGGATGAAAGCATGGACTCCATGAGTAACGTCAAGCGTAGACTTATCCTTCGCGCTGGTATCTTTGCAGCAAACACTTTCATAACGGCGGCATTTCCATTCATGGGAGATTTCGTGAACTTATTTGGTTCTTTCACACTGTTTCCTCTTACTTTGGTGTTTCCAAGCATGCTTTTCCTCAAG ATTAAAGGAAAGAAAGCTGGAATAGGACACAAGGCGTGGCATTGGGCAAACATTATTGTCTTTTCTTTAGTTGCTGTGGTTACAACTGCCTCCGCGGTCAAGTTGGTCGTGAACAATGTCAAAGTGTATCATTTTTTTGCGGATACTTGA